The Cytobacillus firmus genome segment CGGCAGGGATAATAAACTTCCCTGGCATTTGCCTGAGGATTTAAAGTTTTTTAAAAGAACTACGATGGGGCATCCCATTGCCATGGGACGCAAAACCTGGGATTCAATCGGGAGACCTCTGCCGGGGAGAGAAAATATTGTTATAACCCGGAATAAATCCTTTTCCTGTGAAGGATGCACAGTACTGCATACAGTTGAGGAGCTGCTGAAGTACAGCGGCGAGAGGGAAGATGAGATCTTTGTCATTGGCGGTGCCGAGATTTTTAAAGCCATTCTTCCTGCAGCTGATCGTCTATATCTGACTATGATTTATGACCAATTTGAAGGGGATACATATTTTCCGGAATTGGACATGTCAGAATGGGATCTTATTTCAAGGGAGAAGGGCATAAGGGATGAAAGAAATCCGTATGATTTTGAATTCCTTATTTATAAAAGAAAATAACCTAAAAAGCAGTTCGCGCCGGCGGGCTGCTTTTTAAAATTATTAAACTGTAAACATATAGTGATAGGATCCTGATTAATATATAATGTAAAACATCCCAACCCTTGGAGGTATGTATGCTTCGATTAATAATCTTTTTTCTTTATATGGGCGGATATTTGGTTTATAGCCTGCCTGCTCTATCCCGGATGAGAAACCTGAATTCAGCACTTCCCGTTGAAGAGCGCGACCGCATCATCCATAAAGTGCCCCAAAAGTGGTCCAGGACTATTATGAAAATATCAGGCTCTCAAGTGAAGGTTACGGGGACGGAATTGATCCCTGAGGGGCCTGTTGTCATTGTCTGCAACCATGAAGGGGATTTCGATATTCCAGTCCTTCTAGCATCTATTAATAAACCTTTTGGTTTCATATCAAAAATTGAAGTGAAGAAAGC includes the following:
- a CDS encoding dihydrofolate reductase; translation: MIFLMWAMDENRVIGRDNKLPWHLPEDLKFFKRTTMGHPIAMGRKTWDSIGRPLPGRENIVITRNKSFSCEGCTVLHTVEELLKYSGEREDEIFVIGGAEIFKAILPAADRLYLTMIYDQFEGDTYFPELDMSEWDLISREKGIRDERNPYDFEFLIYKRK